In Neokomagataea tanensis, one genomic interval encodes:
- a CDS encoding acylglycerol kinase family protein, translating to MSRSVRFALIHNARSRRNNRSGAGFAAAAESLLGENFIPSDSREGTADRLRVLRDRGVRTIAIDGGDGTVSTALTAIARVYPEDDLPDIAVFASGNTNLIANDVGFGLRGFQALRRLRQGAMRSSVRTPIRLTWPESDRMPVLGLFGGCAGYARAVRIAHAPSIVRFAPHDLAVGVTVLGAVGSLVFRRSRDRWLAGDPLKIMTEERSYGGESFMFLATGLSQLSRGIWPFWDAEPGARGVRYLDVSAQPGSLARAAAALLTGRAPRWLRRHPDYDSGRTHRMMLETTSDFVLDGEVFTPTASRQLLLESGPAFRFLHA from the coding sequence TTGTCCCGCTCTGTGCGCTTTGCCCTGATACACAACGCCCGTAGTCGCCGTAATAATCGTAGCGGCGCAGGCTTTGCGGCTGCTGCCGAATCTCTCTTGGGAGAGAATTTTATTCCGTCCGATAGCCGCGAAGGTACGGCGGACCGGCTGCGCGTATTACGTGACCGTGGGGTGCGGACGATTGCTATAGATGGCGGAGATGGGACGGTGAGCACTGCGCTGACAGCCATTGCCCGCGTTTACCCCGAAGATGATTTGCCAGATATCGCCGTGTTTGCGTCGGGTAATACCAATCTGATTGCGAATGATGTTGGGTTTGGTCTGCGGGGTTTTCAGGCGCTGCGCAGGCTGCGCCAAGGTGCGATGCGCTCAAGCGTTAGAACGCCTATTCGGCTAACTTGGCCGGAGAGCGACCGTATGCCTGTCCTTGGCTTATTTGGTGGCTGTGCGGGGTATGCTAGAGCTGTTCGTATTGCGCATGCTCCATCCATCGTCAGGTTCGCGCCGCATGATTTGGCTGTAGGGGTGACGGTCCTTGGTGCGGTGGGCAGTCTAGTGTTTCGTCGGAGCCGTGATCGTTGGCTTGCGGGTGACCCTCTAAAAATTATGACTGAAGAGCGCTCCTACGGCGGCGAAAGCTTTATGTTCTTGGCAACAGGTTTGTCGCAATTATCGCGTGGTATCTGGCCGTTTTGGGACGCTGAGCCGGGTGCACGCGGCGTACGATACTTGGATGTAAGTGCGCAGCCGGGCTCGCTGGCCCGGGCTGCTGCCGCTCTTTTGACAGGCCGTGCGCCCCGTTGGCTGCGCCGCCACCCAGACTACGATAGCGGCAGAACCCATCGTATGATGCTTGAAACAACGAGTGACTTTGTGCTGGATG
- a CDS encoding metallophosphoesterase family protein produces MTERHSTMPQSDTQQSPATDIPASQHTQNQSCVRIAHLSDPHLPPPPVPWSQAFNKRGLSLLSWHKHRRHVHQAPLCDALVQDIARTEVDAIMVSGDLTNFGTPAEFTKAAQWLAALPAPAFVIPGNHDAMVRQPEATGRSKWIDWAAPQYPYCHELNGVAIIGVNSGVPTLPFMASGRVGKQQRQRLATLLKRTHDAGLCRVVMIHHPPCKGLVPWRKALHDMKAVTDVLRAEGAEIVLHGHSHNATLTHIPNSTIPLLGVASASLQSAKPHRQACWNELTITPHAQTAHKHWTITLQRHWPSFSGPHSGVVESASWERGYK; encoded by the coding sequence ATGACAGAACGCCACAGCACTATGCCCCAGTCTGACACACAGCAAAGCCCGGCTACAGACATACCTGCCAGCCAGCACACTCAAAACCAGTCTTGTGTCAGAATCGCGCATCTGTCGGACCCACACCTCCCCCCTCCACCGGTCCCTTGGTCCCAAGCCTTTAACAAACGCGGCCTCAGCCTTCTTTCATGGCACAAACACCGTCGGCACGTTCATCAGGCCCCGCTCTGCGATGCCTTGGTGCAAGACATCGCCCGCACTGAAGTTGACGCCATTATGGTAAGCGGTGACCTAACAAACTTTGGTACCCCCGCAGAGTTTACTAAAGCCGCTCAATGGCTGGCTGCTCTGCCTGCACCCGCATTTGTCATTCCCGGCAACCATGACGCTATGGTCCGCCAACCCGAAGCCACAGGCCGCAGCAAATGGATAGATTGGGCGGCTCCGCAATATCCTTATTGCCACGAACTCAACGGCGTAGCGATTATCGGCGTTAACTCAGGCGTACCGACATTGCCTTTCATGGCAAGCGGACGTGTCGGAAAGCAGCAACGCCAGCGTTTGGCGACTCTGCTCAAACGCACGCACGATGCAGGACTGTGTCGGGTCGTAATGATCCACCACCCTCCGTGCAAAGGACTCGTGCCATGGCGCAAGGCCCTGCACGACATGAAGGCCGTTACCGATGTTCTCCGCGCAGAAGGGGCAGAAATCGTCCTGCACGGACATTCACATAACGCGACACTGACCCATATTCCCAACTCCACGATACCACTTCTCGGGGTCGCATCCGCTTCCCTACAGTCCGCGAAGCCCCACCGCCAAGCATGCTGGAACGAACTGACCATTACGCCTCACGCACAAACTGCGCATAAACACTGGACCATCACACTCCAGCGCCATTGGCCCTCATTTAGCGGCCCCCATAGCGGGGTAGTAGAGAGCGCATCTTGGGAGCGTGGATACAAATGA
- a CDS encoding LptF/LptG family permease, with the protein MTPKLHTLDRYLLRQMAPPFIVALGAMLVALLLERLLTLFDYLASAGSSLSTCIKLLTDLLPHYFGIALPASLCIAVFLTVRSMSDHNEIDAIRAARISLIRLSRPFMFVGCGIGLASVLLYGYIQPVARYDYRAGFYVAEHTGWAPHLQAGMFASTSSKAMMTADKVRHGGSTLGHIFIREIADNGTIHLITAERGLLTVSQKHHRTELDLWDGQIVDIPLQTSEHSAPHVTHFGHAVRIIERQNHDTNFRSRGADERELTLFELAKDLRYGVHGIEYRTLRAEFDFRMARALAIPFIPPLAVALAIGGKRRRSIWGLLAVSGILVGFDQILMFGHSLASLGKLPIWLAIWTPEALFCAACLATLLRRSRGSWRRRLLHKA; encoded by the coding sequence ATGACGCCCAAACTCCATACGCTCGACCGCTACCTCCTACGGCAAATGGCACCTCCATTTATCGTCGCGCTCGGGGCCATGCTTGTAGCGCTCCTACTTGAGCGCCTGCTCACTCTTTTCGATTATCTGGCCTCCGCAGGAAGCTCCCTCTCCACCTGTATCAAACTCCTGACGGACCTCCTGCCGCATTATTTTGGCATCGCGCTGCCGGCCTCGCTTTGCATTGCGGTCTTCCTGACCGTCCGCAGCATGAGCGACCATAACGAAATTGACGCCATCAGAGCGGCCCGCATCTCCCTCATTCGCCTGAGCCGTCCTTTCATGTTTGTCGGCTGCGGTATCGGCCTCGCCAGTGTTTTGCTCTACGGCTATATTCAGCCTGTTGCACGCTATGACTACCGTGCCGGTTTTTACGTCGCCGAACACACAGGATGGGCCCCTCACCTTCAGGCCGGGATGTTCGCATCCACCTCCAGTAAAGCCATGATGACAGCCGATAAAGTCCGTCATGGCGGCTCCACACTCGGCCATATCTTCATCCGCGAGATTGCAGATAACGGCACTATTCACCTGATTACAGCTGAACGCGGCCTTCTGACCGTCTCACAAAAGCATCACCGTACAGAACTAGACCTTTGGGACGGACAAATCGTCGACATTCCACTGCAAACCAGTGAGCATTCAGCACCGCATGTCACGCATTTTGGTCATGCTGTGCGCATTATCGAACGCCAAAACCACGATACAAACTTCCGCTCACGCGGCGCAGATGAACGTGAACTTACCCTGTTTGAACTTGCCAAAGATCTGCGCTATGGCGTGCACGGTATTGAGTACCGCACCCTGCGCGCTGAGTTTGACTTCCGCATGGCGCGCGCACTTGCCATACCGTTCATTCCGCCACTAGCCGTTGCGCTCGCCATAGGCGGCAAACGCAGGCGCTCAATCTGGGGCCTTCTGGCCGTTTCAGGCATCCTTGTCGGCTTTGACCAGATATTAATGTTCGGTCATTCCTTGGCTTCTTTGGGCAAACTCCCCATTTGGTTAGCCATCTGGACCCCTGAAGCACTATTCTGTGCTGCATGTCTGGCAACACTACTTCGCCGCTCCCGTGGCTCTTGGCGCCGACGGCTCCTGCACAAAGCCTAA
- a CDS encoding LptF/LptG family permease, producing MNRSAHSSKMPQRHRAVLIRHLNKALLGRVMLCGAVLVALMELLALLEKTTPILNRHLGVRGLAIFSALHLPALSIDILPLAFLIGALFFLTQLALSSEMSALRAAGLSTIGLYRLLLPTVLFVGFAGMIGQYWVVPASEGALKQWWNATTPINEHDDSDQPLWFRMGGTLIRIEHISNSGQTLSDITRYDRDAHGQLTSTQHADSLNYAGDHWEETGNLTLQLNPDHSAAHRIPGGALALPVSPRTIIRLTQAQPFLTPGEILDALHNGAPASLPRPTYRMALFSPLILPIDMATMLLLALPVIYIPPRTGLRTPLPVYVLAAGLALVILQGLINALGNAGTLPAALAVLSGPLPGILFGITWVLRMEEK from the coding sequence ATGAACCGCTCTGCTCACTCCTCAAAAATGCCCCAGAGGCATCGCGCTGTTCTCATTCGTCATCTGAACAAAGCCCTGTTGGGGCGCGTCATGCTCTGCGGGGCAGTTCTTGTGGCCCTCATGGAATTACTGGCGCTTTTGGAGAAGACGACACCGATTTTAAACCGTCATCTCGGCGTACGCGGCTTAGCCATTTTTTCTGCTCTGCACCTTCCAGCGCTCAGCATCGACATACTCCCCTTAGCTTTCCTGATCGGGGCGCTCTTCTTTCTTACGCAACTCGCCTTATCAAGCGAGATGTCTGCTCTGCGCGCTGCAGGTTTATCGACTATCGGGCTTTACCGTTTACTGCTCCCAACAGTGCTGTTCGTGGGCTTTGCGGGTATGATTGGGCAATACTGGGTTGTGCCTGCCAGCGAAGGTGCGCTGAAACAATGGTGGAATGCCACAACCCCCATTAATGAACATGATGACAGCGACCAGCCTCTTTGGTTTCGTATGGGCGGTACGCTCATCCGCATTGAGCATATCTCCAACAGCGGCCAAACCTTAAGCGACATAACCCGCTATGACCGTGACGCCCACGGACAGCTGACAAGCACTCAGCATGCGGACAGCCTGAATTACGCTGGGGATCACTGGGAAGAAACCGGCAACCTCACACTACAGCTTAACCCTGATCACAGCGCAGCCCACCGCATTCCGGGTGGAGCCCTTGCTCTCCCCGTATCCCCGCGCACCATTATACGCCTGACACAGGCTCAGCCTTTTCTGACACCGGGAGAAATTTTAGACGCCCTCCACAATGGCGCCCCAGCGAGTCTCCCCCGCCCTACATACCGTATGGCGCTTTTTTCACCCCTGATCTTACCAATAGATATGGCAACAATGCTTCTATTAGCGCTGCCAGTGATCTATATCCCACCAAGAACTGGGCTCAGAACCCCACTTCCAGTCTATGTGCTGGCAGCAGGTCTAGCCCTTGTAATCCTGCAGGGCCTGATAAACGCGTTGGGCAATGCCGGAACGCTACCGGCAGCACTGGCCGTTTTGTCAGGACCACTACCGGGCATTTTATTCGGTATCACCTGGGTACTGCGGATGGAGGAAAAATAA
- a CDS encoding sterol desaturase family protein — MTAPRSGLRFWRNAASLRTGRSFDLGKMTLPQLWMAYLTYPSILLYFALIIASAVLTVHFWSGTLRTVLPIPAVIAIYPTAWYLIHRFVLHSKWLYKSRWTSSTWKRIHFDHHQDPHLLDVLFGSPLNTVPTMAIITMPVGALIGGLSGMFAAFTTSLVMTCIYEFFHCIQHLAYKPRWKWVAHIKQLHVLHHFHHEDGNYGITNYLPDRIFGSFYRDARERPRSQHVFNLGYTVDEASRYPWVMSLTGSPPKDRPDGARPNKKNTPEAAA; from the coding sequence ATGACTGCACCCCGTTCAGGCTTACGCTTTTGGCGTAATGCAGCATCTTTGCGCACAGGCCGAAGCTTCGACTTGGGTAAGATGACCCTTCCACAACTTTGGATGGCCTATCTCACCTACCCAAGCATTCTGCTCTATTTCGCCCTGATTATCGCCTCCGCAGTTTTGACCGTTCACTTCTGGAGCGGCACCTTGCGCACGGTGCTGCCCATTCCCGCAGTCATCGCCATTTACCCAACCGCGTGGTATCTGATCCACCGCTTCGTCCTGCACAGTAAGTGGCTTTATAAAAGCCGCTGGACGTCTTCCACCTGGAAGCGCATTCACTTTGATCACCACCAAGACCCACACCTGTTGGATGTGCTGTTTGGCTCCCCGCTCAACACCGTACCCACCATGGCAATCATCACCATGCCCGTCGGTGCGCTCATTGGCGGATTGAGTGGTATGTTTGCAGCCTTTACGACCTCGCTGGTTATGACCTGCATCTATGAATTTTTTCACTGCATACAGCACTTGGCTTACAAGCCCCGCTGGAAGTGGGTCGCGCATATCAAGCAACTGCACGTCCTCCACCACTTCCACCACGAAGACGGCAATTACGGTATAACCAATTACCTTCCGGACCGGATCTTCGGCAGCTTTTACCGAGACGCCCGCGAGCGCCCGCGCTCCCAGCATGTTTTCAACCTCGGCTACACCGTGGATGAAGCCTCGCGCTACCCTTGGGTCATGTCTCTAACAGGCTCCCCCCCAAAAGACCGACCCGACGGCGCGCGCCCAAATAAAAAAAATACGCCAGAAGCCGCCGCGTGA
- a CDS encoding nucleotidyltransferase family protein encodes MSALPVLILAGSRDGAQDPLARLGGVSHKALLPVAGQAMLSRVLAAVNETPAISSVTVSIEEPELIQTLLHEHSTHAQPASVLQSQPSPSESVADALQALGTPCLVTTADHALLKKEWIEEFLEYTQGCDVAAAIAVRPVIERDVPGTKRTYIRLSDMHFSGCNLFWLGSPKAQNVITLWNRLQQDRKKPLRMARTLGWSVLLRALFRKLDSYTLCKRIETLTGAKVRLVPLSDGCAAVDVDKPVDLTLVEALLSAPPTQH; translated from the coding sequence GTGAGTGCCCTCCCTGTCCTCATTCTAGCGGGCTCGCGTGATGGCGCCCAAGACCCTCTTGCCCGCTTGGGAGGCGTCTCTCACAAGGCCCTGCTTCCGGTAGCAGGACAAGCCATGCTGTCGCGCGTCCTCGCCGCAGTGAACGAAACTCCGGCAATAAGCAGCGTTACCGTCAGCATCGAGGAACCTGAATTAATTCAGACACTTTTGCATGAGCACTCCACTCACGCGCAACCAGCCTCGGTCCTGCAATCTCAACCCTCCCCAAGTGAGAGCGTTGCTGACGCTTTGCAGGCACTCGGCACGCCATGTCTCGTCACAACCGCAGATCACGCCCTGCTTAAAAAAGAATGGATAGAAGAATTTCTGGAATACACGCAGGGATGTGACGTGGCCGCAGCCATTGCTGTGCGCCCCGTCATTGAGCGCGATGTTCCCGGCACAAAACGAACATATATCCGCCTCTCCGATATGCATTTCTCAGGCTGTAATCTCTTTTGGCTTGGCTCCCCCAAAGCCCAAAACGTCATAACACTTTGGAACCGCCTTCAGCAGGATCGGAAAAAACCCCTGCGTATGGCGCGGACCTTGGGGTGGAGCGTACTGCTGCGCGCACTGTTCCGCAAACTCGACAGCTATACGCTCTGCAAACGGATAGAAACGCTCACCGGCGCAAAAGTACGGTTGGTCCCCCTCTCCGACGGTTGTGCAGCAGTAGACGTCGATAAACCCGTTGACCTCACCTTAGTGGAAGCGCTCTTATCAGCGCCCCCAACACAGCACTAG
- a CDS encoding glycosyltransferase, whose amino-acid sequence MKIAYVINSLECGGAQSPIPDIVHLIQERGGDVTVFGLEERDGLAIPLLRRAGIPVRLRTGRKKDHINAYLWLKRELKAFKPDVVWTSLTRATLLGQIVARQLKVPTVHWQHSARLKTANAWLLRLFCRETLLWVADSETVARFAKKRLKLGNNILCWPIFRAPPDAPTARLWQKGEIIQIGSLGRLHSVKGYDVLCDALALLRSTKELPPFHMIFAGDGPERIALEERARRLNLPVSFYGHCEKPLDFLSTLHLYLQTSHWEGLCVAAHEAMACALPIITTPAGEIPRSVVPGESGLIVPFNDAGALAAALTSLLRKPACLGEMGVRSRKMVMQRFGPEAFAQYGHAVLDAIPGFNASKNDA is encoded by the coding sequence ATGAAGATTGCTTACGTCATCAACTCCCTTGAATGCGGCGGGGCACAGAGCCCTATCCCGGACATCGTCCACCTCATTCAAGAGCGCGGAGGTGACGTAACCGTCTTTGGATTAGAGGAACGCGATGGCCTTGCTATTCCGCTGCTTCGACGGGCGGGCATTCCTGTGCGCTTACGTACAGGCCGCAAAAAAGATCACATCAATGCATATCTCTGGCTAAAGCGCGAACTCAAAGCTTTTAAACCAGACGTAGTATGGACCTCACTGACGCGCGCTACCCTGCTAGGCCAAATTGTTGCCCGCCAACTCAAGGTTCCCACAGTACACTGGCAGCATTCCGCCCGCCTCAAAACGGCTAATGCGTGGCTCTTACGTCTCTTTTGCCGTGAAACGCTCCTCTGGGTCGCTGACTCTGAAACCGTTGCCCGTTTCGCCAAAAAACGCCTGAAGCTTGGCAATAATATCCTGTGTTGGCCCATTTTTCGTGCCCCACCTGATGCCCCGACTGCACGCCTCTGGCAAAAAGGCGAGATCATACAGATTGGCTCTCTTGGCCGCCTCCACAGCGTTAAAGGCTATGATGTCCTCTGCGACGCATTAGCCCTATTGCGTTCCACAAAAGAGCTCCCCCCTTTCCATATGATTTTTGCAGGAGACGGCCCGGAACGCATCGCACTGGAAGAACGTGCCCGGCGCCTTAACCTACCCGTTTCCTTCTACGGTCATTGCGAGAAGCCACTGGATTTTTTATCCACTTTGCACCTCTACCTACAAACATCACATTGGGAAGGCTTATGTGTCGCAGCCCACGAAGCGATGGCCTGCGCACTACCAATCATCACCACCCCCGCTGGCGAAATTCCGCGCAGTGTTGTTCCCGGTGAATCCGGTCTGATTGTTCCCTTTAACGATGCCGGTGCGCTAGCCGCAGCCTTGACGAGCCTCTTACGCAAACCCGCATGCCTTGGTGAAATGGGCGTACGCTCGCGCAAAATGGTTATGCAGCGCTTTGGCCCGGAAGCTTTTGCTCAATACGGTCACGCCGTTCTTGATGCTATTCCGGGTTTCAACGCTTCAAAAAACGACGCCTGA
- a CDS encoding glucosamine inositolphosphorylceramide transferase family protein, producing MPFFRTDHWRSAILHEPLTELLEQKNWDGVSVTLLPDEGDHRFLADPFGMWHGDLLYVFAEAFDYRSAKGVIDVLIYDQQFVLQRRHQALEKPWHLSYPFVFKHEGVFYMLPEASGSGRLTLYRATNFPLGWESVPEFDFPAAAVDATPFFMHGQWWLFWNPPGTKEERQSVLALSTAPSLYGPWTDRGIIHRDRAGARPGGTPCVTRSGVVLPVQDCRGTYGKNIRLLHIDGLERGEVRVTPQEHLNIPSTLKHAYPDGMHTLSASGDVTLVDVKRIGYGPRRDLMNFRRRFLKR from the coding sequence ATGCCTTTTTTCCGTACGGATCACTGGCGCAGTGCCATCCTTCATGAGCCGCTCACAGAGCTTTTGGAGCAGAAAAATTGGGATGGCGTTTCGGTCACGTTATTGCCGGATGAAGGGGATCATCGCTTTCTGGCGGATCCATTCGGCATGTGGCACGGCGATTTATTGTATGTTTTTGCAGAAGCTTTCGATTATCGAAGCGCTAAAGGCGTTATCGATGTTCTGATTTATGATCAGCAGTTCGTTTTGCAGCGCCGCCACCAAGCTTTGGAAAAGCCGTGGCACTTATCTTATCCATTCGTGTTCAAACATGAAGGTGTGTTTTACATGCTGCCGGAGGCTAGTGGTTCCGGACGTTTGACGCTGTACCGAGCGACTAATTTCCCGCTGGGTTGGGAAAGTGTGCCCGAATTTGATTTTCCGGCTGCGGCGGTGGATGCCACCCCATTTTTTATGCATGGACAGTGGTGGCTGTTTTGGAATCCGCCGGGGACAAAAGAAGAGCGGCAAAGTGTGCTCGCGCTTTCGACCGCGCCAAGCTTGTACGGGCCATGGACGGACCGGGGTATTATACACAGAGATCGGGCTGGAGCACGCCCCGGCGGGACACCTTGCGTGACCCGGTCCGGAGTTGTGTTGCCGGTTCAGGACTGTCGCGGGACGTACGGGAAAAATATCCGTTTACTCCACATTGATGGACTAGAGCGCGGTGAGGTGCGGGTGACCCCTCAGGAGCATTTGAACATACCATCCACCCTAAAACATGCTTATCCAGATGGTATGCATACACTGTCGGCTTCTGGGGATGTCACGCTCGTTGATGTTAAACGTATTGGGTACGGGCCACGGCGTGATTTGATGAACTTCAGGCGTCGTTTTTTGAAGCGTTGA